TACAACGCCTACCTGGCCTCGCTGAACGCCCAGGGCCGCTGAGGGCCCCGGGCGGGGTGCCGCCGGTGGGCCCCCGGGAGGGTGCCGCCGGTGGCCACGGTGCGTCCGTGGTGGTGCACGGGGCGCGGTCGTGGTCCGGCCACGGGGGCCGAAATCCGGCACCGATCCGGTCGTCCGCGCCGTAAGAGCGCGGAACCGGGGCACCATGGAGGGGGACGAACCATGAGGAGGGTGTTGCGATGCCCGGTTCTGCGGACGGCTCGACGAAGACCATGGGGGTGCTCACCCTGGGCGGCCTCGTCATGGTGACGGCCTACACGGTGGCGCTCGGCAGCAACGGCTGGCTGTGGTTCGGCTGGGTCGTGCTGGGGCTGATCACCCTCGGGATGGTGGCCACCCGCACCACCTGACCCCGGCGCCCGGCCTACTCCTGGCCGAGGCGCCCCGCCGAGTGCACGCCCGGCTGGTACTTGGGCAGCCGGGCGGTCACCTTCATGCCCGCGCCCACGGCGGTCTCGATGACCAGGCCGTGGTCGTCGCCGTACACCTGGCGGAGCCGGTCGTCGACGTTGGACAGGCCGATCCCGCCGGACGGGCTGACCTCGCCGGCGAGGATGCGGCGCAGCAGCTCCGGGTCCATTCCGGCGCCGTCGTCCTCGATGACCACCAGGGCCTCGGCGCCCGCGTCCTGCGCGGTGATGCCGATCCGGCACGTGCCGGCCTTGCCTTCCAGGCCGTGTTTGACGGCGTTCTCCACCAGCGGCTGGAGGCACAGGTACGGCAGGGTCACCGGCAGCACCTCGGGGGCGATCTGGAGGGTGACGGAGAGCCGGTCGCCGAAGCGGGCCCGGACGAGGGCCAGGTAGTGGTCGATGGCGTGGAGTTCGTCGGCGAGGGTGGTGAAGTCGCCATGCCGGCGGAACGAGTAGCGGGTGAAATCGGCGAACTCCAGGAGCAGTTCGCGGGCGCGTTCGGGGTCGGTGCGGACGAACGAGGCGATCACCGCGAGCGAGTTGAAGATGAAGTGCGGGGAGATCTGGGCGCGCAGTGCCTTGATCTCGGCCTCGATCAGCCGGGTCCGGGAGCGGTCCAGGTCGGCGAGTTCGAGCTGCACGGAAACCCAGCGAGCGACCTCGGCGGCGGCCCGCACGAGCACGGCGGACTCGCGCGGGGCGCAGGCGACGAGGGCGCCGTGGACGCGGTCGTCGACGGTGAGCGGGGCGACCACGGCCCAGCGCAGCGGGCAGTCCGGCTCGTCGCAGGCGAGCGGGAAGGCCTCGCCGCGGCCGGTGGCCAGCGGGCCCGTGAGCCGGTCCAGCACCTCGGCGCGGTGATGGCCGCCGACGCCGTCCCAGACCAGCACCCGGGTGTCGTCGGTGAGGCACAGCGCGTCCGTGCCGAGCAGGGTGCGCAGCCGGCGGGCGGATCTGCGGGCCGTCTCCTCGGTGAGCCCGGCCCGCAGCGGGGGCGCGGCCAGGGAGGCGGTGTGCAGGGTCTGGAAGGTGGCGTGCTCCACGGGGCTGCCGAGGCCGCCGGCGGCCCGGGTGCGGGCGGTGCGCCGGCCGAGCCAGAAGCCGGCGGCGAGCAGGGGCAGGGCGGCCACGCAGAGCCCGGCGAGGAAGCCGCTCACGCCTTCACCTCCGTGCGCAGCTGTTCCGGCAGGTGGAAGCGGGCCAGGATGGCCGCGGTACCGGCCGGGACCCGGGCCGGGGTGGCGAGCGAGACCAGGATCATGGTGAGGAAGCCGAGCGGCACCGACCACAGGGCGGGCCAGGCCAGCAGGGCGTGCAGCGGGCCGCCGCCGGGGAAGCCCGCCATGGTGGCCGCGACGGCGGCGAACGCGGAGCCGCCGCCGACCAGCATCCCGGCGGCCGCACCGGGCGGGGTGAGCCGCCGCCACCAGATGCCGAGGACGAGCAGCGGGCAGAAGGAGGACGCCGAGACGGCGAAGGCGAGGCCGACCGCGTCGGCCACGGGCAGTCCGCCCACCAGGACGCTCGCCGCGAGCGGGACGGCCATGGCGAGCAGGGTGCCGAGCCGGAAGTGCCGTACGCCGCGCGCCGGCAGCACGTCCTGGGTGAGCACTCCGGCGACGGCCATGGCGAGCCCCGAGGCGGTGGACAGGAACGCGGCGAAGGCGCCGCCGGCGAGCAGCGCGCCGAGCAGGTCGCCGGCGACGCCGCCGATCATGCGGCCGGGCAGCAGCAGGACGGCGGCGTCGGCGTCGCCGCTGAGGGTGAGTTCCGGGGCGTAGAGGCGGCCCAGCGCGCCGTAGACCGGGGGCAGCAGGTAGAAGGCGCCGATCAGGGCGAGGACGGCGACGGTGGTGCGGCGGGCGGCGACGCCGTGCGGGCTGGTGTAGAAGCGGACGACCACGTGGGGCAGGCCCATGGTGCCGAGGAAGGTGGCGAGGATCAGCCCGTACGTGGCGTACAGCGGGCGTTCCTCGCGGCCCGCGGCGAGCGAGGCCGACATGCCGGCGGCGCCGCCGCGGTCGGCCGTGGGGACGGGGGTGCCCGGGGCGAAGGTGAGGCGGGTGCCCTGCTCCACGCGGTGCGTCCCGGCCGGCAGGCGGAGCTCCGTGCCGTCGTGGGCGCGGCCGTCCACGGTGCCGTCGACGGTGACCGTCAGGGGCCGCTGCAGGCGCAGGTCGAGGGTGGTGTCGACGCGCACGGCGCGCTGCTGGCGGAAGCCGGGCGGCTCGTCGAAGGGGCGGCGGGGGGCGCCATCGGCCTGCCAGGCGAGGAGCAGGAAGAAGGCGGGGACGAGCAGGGCGGTCAGTTTCAGCCAGTACTGGAAGGCCTGGACGAAGGTGATGCTGCGCATGCCGCCCGCGGCGACGATGGCGGTGACGACGACCGCGACGATGATCCCGCCGAGCCAGCCGGGCGCCCCGGTCAGCACGGTGAGGGTGAGTCCCGCGCCCTGGAGCTGGGGCAGCAGGTAGAGCCAGCCGACGCCGACGACGAAGGCGCCCGCGAGCCGCCGCACCGCCTGCGAGGCGAGCCGGGCCTCGGCGAAGTCGGGCAGCGTGTAGGCGCCGGAGCGGCGCAGCGGGGCGGCGACGAAGAGCAGCAGGACGACGTAACCGGCGGTGTAGCCGACCGGGTACCAGAGCATGTCCGGGCCCTGGACGAGGACCAGGCCGGCGATGCCGAGGAAGGAGGCGGCGGACAGGTACTCGCCGCTGATGGCGGCGGCGTTCAGGCGGGGGCCGACGGTGCGGGAGGCGACGTAGAAGTCGGAGGTGGTGCGGGAGATGCGCAGGCCGAAGGCGCCGACGAGGACGGTGGCGAGCACGACGAGCGCGACGGCGGGGACGGCGTAGTTCGAGTTCATGGCGGAGGGTTCAGCGGTCCTCGACCAGGCGGACGAAGTCGCGTTCGTTGCGTTCGGCGCGGCGGACGTACCAGTGGGCGAGCAGGACGAGCGGGGCGTAGAGGCAAAAGCCGAGCACCAGCCACTGGAGGCGGCCGGCGTGCGGTGCCGCCGCGAAGACCAGCGGCAGCGGGCCGATCAGCAGGACGAGAACGGCGCAGCCGGTGAGGGCGGCGCGCAGCTGGCTGCGCATCAGGGAGCGGACGTAGGTGTGGCCGAGGGTGGTCTGCTCGGCGATCTCGGTGCGCGGGCGGTAGGCGCCGGGGGCGCGCGGATCGCGTCCGCGCGGGCGGGGCCGGGCGGCGCGACGCGGCGGGCCGGTGACGACGACGCGGCGGTCGGCGGGGCTCTGCGGCACGGTCACGGCCTCCTCATCAGCAGGTCCCGCAGTTCACGGGCGTGGCGGCGGCTGACCTGGAGTTCCTCCGAGCCGACGAGGACGCTGACGGTGCCCGCGTCGAGGCGGAGCTCGCCGATGTGGCGCAGGGCGACCAGGTGGCGGCGGTGGATGCGGACGAAACCGCGGGAGCGCCAGCGGTCCTCCAGGGTGGACAGCGGGATGCGGACCAGGTGGCTGCCGCCCCGCCCGGTGTGCAGCCGGGCGTAGTCGCCCTGTGCCTCGACGTGGGTGATGTCGTCGACGGCGACGAAGCGGGTGACCCCGCCCAGCTCCACGGCGATGTGGTCCGGGTCGGGTTCGTGCACGGGGATGCGGGGGGTGGTGCCGCGCAGGTCGGCGGCGCGGCGCACGGCTTCGGCGAGGCGTTCCTTGCGGACGGGTTTGAGGACGTAGTCGACGGCCTTGAGGTCGAAGGCCTGGACGGCGAAGTCCTCGTGCGCGGTGACGAAGACGACCAGCGGGGGCCGGGCGAAGCCGGTGAGCAGCCGCGCGAGGTCGAGTCCGTCGAGGCCGGGCATCTGGATGTCGAGGAAGACCACGTCGATCGCCTCGGGGCCGTCGGGGCCGGACTCCAGGGCGCGGTTGATCCGGCGCAGCGCCCCGGTCGCGTCGCCGGCGCCCTCGGCGCTGCCGATGCGGGGGTCGGCGCGCAGGAGGTAGAGCAGTTCCTCGAGGGAGGGGCGTTCGTCGTCGACAGCCAGGGCGCGCAGCATGAACCCGGAGTGTAGGAGCATTTCGTACGGCTGCCCACGGGCCGACGTGGGGAGGTTCCGGTCCGTCTCCGGTACGTTCGCGCTGGATACAGTGCCGCCATGAACAGCAGGCCGGCACCCTTCGACGACCTCGACCGGAAGATCGTCACCGCGCTGATGGCGAACGCGCGGACCAGTTTCGCCGAGATCGGGGCGGCGATCGGGCTGTCGGCGACGGCGGTGAAGCGCCGGGTGGACCGGCTGCGGGAGACCGGGGTGATCACCGGGTTCACGGCGACGGTGAAGCCGTCGGCGCTGGGCTGGCGGACCGAGGCGTACGTCGAGGTGTACTGCGAGGGGGCGGCGCCGCCGCGGCGGCTGGCGGAGGTGGTGCGCAACCATCCGGAGATCACCGCGGCGATGACGGTGACCGGTGGGGCGGACGCGCTGCTGCACGTGCGGGCGCGGGACGTGGCGCACTTCGAGGAGGTGCTGGAGCGGATCCGGGCGGAGCCGTTCATCCGCAAGACGATCAGTGTGATGGTGCTGTCCCATCTGCTGCCGGACAGCCCGGAGGCGGGCGCCAGCCATCCGGCACCGGACGAGCCGGGGGACGCATCCGGGAGTGGCGCAGCGGACGTGCGTATCACCTGATCACAACGCAGTGATCCTGCGTAGGTGCGCAGCTTTCGTTTCTTGTCGGGCGTCGGTTCGCTTTCTACCGTTGTGTCAACCCCCAGTAGACACCGCAGGAAGCGGAGGAACCCCTCTGTGTCCGACAGCCGTGTGCCGCGCCGACGGCGTTTCCTCGTCTGCGAACCCAGACACTTCGCCGTGCAGTACGCGATCAACCCCTGGATGCACCCCGATGTCCGCGTCGACGTCGACCTCGCGCGGGAGCAGTGGCAGAAGCTGATCGCCGCCTACCGCGCCCACGGCCACACGGTCGACCGGGTGGAGCCGGTGGCGGGCCTGCCGGACATGGTCTTCGCGGCCAACTCGGCGCTCGTCGTCGGCGGGCGGGTCTTCGGCTCGCTCTTCCACGCGCCCGAACGCCGTCCGGAGTCCGTGCACTACGAGTCCTGGTTCAAGACGGCGGGCTACGACGTCCACCGGCCGGAGTCGGTGTGCGAGGGTGAGGGCGACCTGGTGTGGACGGGCCGGTACGTGCTGGCCGGCACCGGGTTCCGCACCACCCGGGAGGCGCACCGCGAGGCGCAGGAGTTCTTCGGCCACCCGGTGATCAGCCTGACCCTGGTGGACCCGTACTTCTACCACCTGGACACGGCGCTGTTCGTGCTCGACGACTCCGCCGGCGGGAACAACATCGTGTACTACCCGGAGGCGTTCTCGCCGGGCAGCCGCGAGGTGCTGAAGCGGCTGTACCCGGACGCGGTGCTCGCCACCCGCGACGACGCGATGGCGTTCGGCCTCAACTCCGTCTCCGACGGCCGCCACGTCTTCATCGCCCCGCGGGCCGAGGCGCTGGCCGCCCGGCTCGACGACCACGGCTATGTCCCCGTCCCCGTCGACCTGTCGGAGTTCCACAAGGCCGGCGGCGGCATCAAGTGCTGCACTCAGGAGATCCGTTCATGACCGCACCCGCCCGCACCACCCGCGACTCCGCCGAGCTGATCGCCGCCGAGGAGCCCGTCCTCGCGCACAACTACCACCCGCTGCCCGTGGTGGTGGCCCGGGCCGAGGGCGCCTGGGTGGAGGACGTCGAGGGCCGCCGCTACCTGGACATGCTGGCCGGCTACTCGGCGCTCAACTTCGGCCACCGCCACCCGGATCTCGTCGACGCCGCCCACCGCCAGCTGGACCGTCTCACGCTCACCTCCCGCGCCTTCCACAACGACCGGCTCGCCCTGTTCGCCGAGCGTCTGGCCGCGCTGACCGGGCAGGACATGGTGCTGCCGATGAACACCGGCGCGGAGGCCGTGGAGAGCGGCATCAAGGTGGCCCGCAAGTGGGCGTACGACGTCAAGGGCGTGCCCGCCGACCGGGCGACGATCGTGGTCGCGGCGGAGAACTTCCACGGCCGGACGACGACGATCGTCAGCTTCTCCACGGACGAGGTGGCCCGCGGCGGCTTCGGCCCGTTCACGCCCGGGTTCCGGGTCGTCCCGTACAACGACCTGGCGGCGCTGGAGGCGGCGGTCGACGAGACCACGGCGGCGGTGCTGATCGAGCCGATCCAGGGCGAGGCGGGCGTCGTCATCCCCGACGACGGCTATCTGGCCGGGGTGCGGGAGCTGACCCGCCGCGCGGGCTGTCTGTTCATCGCCGACGAGATCCAGAGCGGGCTCGGCCGCACCGGCCGTACCCTCGCCGTCGAGCACGAGGACGTCGTCCCGGACGTCGTGCTGCTCGGCAAGGCGCTGGGCGGCGGCATCGTGCCCGTGTCGGCGGTGGTCGCGCGCCGGGAGGTGCTGGGCGTGCTGCACCCGGGCGAGCACGGCTCGACGTTCGGCGGCAATCCGCTGGCCGCCGCCGTCGGCACGGCCGTCGTCGGTCTGCTGGAGGGCGGCGAGTTCCAGCGCCGGGCCGCCGAGCTGGGCGTGGTGCTGCGGGACGGGCTGAGCGAACTGACCGGCAAGGGCGTGGCCGGCTTCCGCGCGCGCGGTCTGTGGGCGGGCGTCGACGTCGACCCGGCCATCGGCACCGGCCGCGAGATCAGCGAGCGGCTGATGCGGGAGGGCGTCCTGGTCAAGGACACCCACGGCTCGACGATCCGCCTGGCGCCGCCGCTGACCGTCACCGAGGAGGAACTGCGCACCGCGCTGGGGTCGTTGGAGAAGGTCCTGGCGCGGGGCTGAACCCGGGAACCCGCTGGGCGGGGGCCGTACCGCCGCGTCCGGTACGGCCCCCGCCCGGCTGTCGGCGGGTGATCGGGGCGCAGCCGCCGGTCGGTCGGGGCCGGGGCCGGGTAGGTGTAGGACATCACGTCCCTTCCAGTCCCCCGTCGTTCCGCCGAGGACCGGCAGCCCTGACACGAGGAGAGCGACCTTGTTCTACCACCTGCTCAAGTACGTGCTGCTCGGGCCGCTGCTGCGGCTGGTCTTCCGCCCCCGGATCGAAGGGCTGGAGCATGTGCCCGCGTCGGGGCCGGCCATCGTCGCCGGGAATCACCTGTCGTTCTCGGACCACTTCCTGATGCCCGCGGTGCTCAAGCGGCGGATCACCTTCCTGGCGAAGGCGGAGTACTTCACGGGCCCCGGGCTGAAGGGGCGGCTCACCGCCGCGTTCTTCCGCAGCGCGGGGCAGATCCCGGTGGACCGCTCCGGGAAGGACGCGGGACAGGCGGCGATCCGGGAAGGGCTCGGGGTGCTGGGCAGGGACGAGCTGCTCGGGATCTACCCGGAGGGCACGAGGTCGCACGACGGGCGGCTGTACAAGGGGAAGGTCGGGGTCGCGGTGATGGCGCTGAGGGCCGGCGTGCCGGTCGTGCCGTGCGCGATGATCGGCACCTTCGAGGCCCAGCCGCCCGGCCGCAAGCTGCCCCGCGTCCGTCCGGTGACGATCCGCTTCGGCGAGCCGCTGGACTTCTCCCGGTACGCCGGGATGGAGAACGAGAAGGCGGTCCTGCGCGCGGTCACGGACGAGATCATGTACGCGATCCTGTCGCTGTCCGGGCAGGAGTACGTCGACCGGTACGCGGCGGACGTGAAGGCCGCGGAGGCCGCCGCGGAGCGCAGGGAGCGGCCCTTCCGGCGGCTGCCGCTGAGCTGACCTCCGGCACGTCAAGCGAGACGGGCCCGGGCGACCCAGTGGTGGTCGCGGGGCGGGCACAGCCGCTCGGGCGGCGCCGGCACCCAGGGGCAGCGGCCCGCGGCGAGTTCCCGCAGCGTGTACGCCTCCGCCTGCCAGCCGCACCGGTCCAGGAGGCCGCCGAAGTCCTCCAGGCCGAGCCGGAAGGCGGAACCGCGGGCCCGCATGAACGCCAGGAAGGCCGCGTTCGCGGGATCCTGGAAGTAGGCGGCGTGCGGGGCGTCGGCCAGCAGGACCGAACCGGGGCCCGACATCTGCCCGATCCGCGTGAGCAGCCGCGTGAAGTGCTCGGGCTCCAGGTAGGGCAGCAGGCCTTCGACGATCCAGACCGCGGGTTTCGTCCCGTCATAGCCGGCCTCTTTCAGCCGCCGCGGCCAGGTGCCGTCCCGCAGGTCCTCGCCGAGGGTGACCCGGCGGCAGGTGAGCCGGTCCGCGACGGGGGCGAGCAGCGCGTCCTTGGCCTCCAGCTGACCCGGCAGGTCGATCTCGAAGAACCGCGTGCCGGGAGGGAACGGAAGGCGCCAGGCCCGGGTGTCGCCGCCCGCCGCGAGACACACCACCTGGCCGATCCCCTGGGCCGTCGCCTCACCGAGCGCGATGTCCCCGAACCGGCCCCGTACGATCACGGATCCGACGGTGCCGCCCGCGGCCAGCGCCTCCTCGGCGAGCGCCCGGGACCGTGGCGTGCTGAGCAGCGCCGCGTGGGGGTCCGCCAGGTAGGCGTCGGGGCGGTCGTTCTCCATGGCCCTGATCACGGCGGTGATGAAACCGGTCTCCTTGACGGCCGTGTGCCCGTCGTCGCGCCGGGTCGCGTCCGTCACCGCGCACCCCCGACGGACAGCGACGGCCTGGTGTTCACCCAGTCCTGGTCGAACTTCCCGGTCACCGCGTAGCCACGGGAGATCTCCGCGAGTTCCTCCTCGCTGAAGACGTCCCGTACGTCGGCGAATCCGCCGGGGGCTCTCTGGTGCGCCATCGTGAGTACCCTTTCCGGGCCCAGGGAGCGGTTGCTCCGCTGCAGTTCCGTCATCTGCGGCCGGCGTTCCGCTTCGTAGGCCCGCAGGGCCGTGCCGGGGTCGTCGGGGTGGCGGGCGAGGTGCCAGGCGAGCACGCGTGCGTCGATGACGGCCTGGGTGGCTCCGTTGGACCCGGCGGGATACATGGCGTGCGCGGCGTCGCCGAGGAGGGTCACGCCGCCGAACGTCCACCGCGGGAGGGGGTCCCGGTCGATCATCGGGTAGCGCTGGATGTCCGGTGTGCCCTCGACCAGCGCCGCCAGGTTCACCCCGGGTGGTGCCCAGTCGCCGAGGTGACGCAGGATGTGCTCGCGCATCTCCGCGGGGTCCGCGGCGGGCCGCTCGTCGGGGAAGGCGGCCACCCAGTTGATGAGGGTCGTGTGCGTGGTGTCGTCCCGGTCGATCGGGTAGAGGACGAGGCGCCTCCGGTCGTCCCCCAGGACGGCCATGGACTCCCCGGTCAGGAACGGCCGTGCCCAGACGGTTCCCCGGTACATCGTCATGCCGTTCGTCGGCGGCGGTCCCTCGCCGGGGTGGAGCGCCGCTCGCACGGCGGAGCGAATGCCGTCGGCGCCGATGAGCAGATCCGTCTCGACGGTCCTCGTGGTGCCGTCCCGGCTCGTGAAGACCGCGCGGGTCCGGCCGGGAGTGCGGTCCAGGCCGACGAGCCGGGCGTCGGTGACGACCGCGCCGTCACCGAGGCGGCGTCGAGTCTCCGCGGCCAGCACGTGCACCAGCCGGGCCCGTGACACGGACAGCTGCGGCCACCGGTAGCCGGCCGCCAGGCCGCGGTCCTCCCGCCACACCAGGGTGCCGCGCGGGTTGTACATCGCCAGTTCCCGCGTGCGGACGGCCCGTTGCCGCACCGCGTCCAGCAGTCCGAGTTCGTCCAGCTCGCGCACGGCGTTGGGCAGGATGTTCAGTCCCAGTCCGTGCGGGCGCAGCCCTGGGTCGGCCTCGAAGACGGTGACGTCGTGGAATCCGGCCGCGTGGAGACTGACCGCGGTGGCGAGTCCGGCTATCCCGGCACCGGCGACGGTGATCCTCATCGCCCACCCACCATGGCTCCGTTGCGGCGGGTGAGGGTGAGGATTTCCTCCAGCAGTTCCACGCTTCCTCCGCCGCTTCCCCGTTCGTAGAGCCGCACTTCGGCGTGGTAGGCCCGGCGCGCCATCACCAGGTGCTTCCCGCGGAAGGCGGTGAGCGACCTGAGGGCTCTGCGCAGTCCCCGCGCGCTGGACCGGGCGTGTTCCCCGGCCGGGGTACGGGAATCCCGGCAGTTCCCGAGCGCGGCGACCACACGCGAGGTGATGGACGGCATCTCGGTCCACTCGGCATGCCGCTCGCGCCAGCCGGGCAGGGTGTGCGAGGCGACCTCGTCGCAGAAGGCGAGGTAGTCCCGGCTGCCCCGGTCGGAGGCCCAGAGCAGCAGGTCGATGAGGAAGAGCGGGATGTGCGCGGCGGCCGGCCCCATGTAGGTGCGGCCCGCTATGCGCACCTCCTCGAAGTAGGGTCTGAGCACGAGGGCGAAGAACTCGGGGGTGACGTCCGCGAGGACACCGCTCATCGCCTTGTCGGCCGCCGTGATGTGCGATGCCAGCGACGCCATCCCGGCGGCGCCTTCGGGGGTGCGGAGGTCCTCGTACTGGAGGGAGCGCCCGACCGTGACCGCCTTCGCCAGCTCCGGCACGCAGGTGCGCACCGCGTGGATGAGACTGCGCTCCATCGGCTGCCCGCTGTAGAGCCGCTCGCGCTCCCCCACCGGGTTCCAGCAGGTGTAGTGGTAGACGGTGTCCCGCGGGATCATACGGGTGCGCCGCCCGAGGAGTTCGAACAGCTCGGTGGCGCCCGGGACGATGTCGAAGGCGGACACTCCGTGGCGTTTGAGGCTGCCGACGTACATTCCCAGGTCGCGCAT
Above is a genomic segment from Streptomyces glaucescens containing:
- a CDS encoding membrane protein, which codes for MPQSPADRRVVVTGPPRRAARPRPRGRDPRAPGAYRPRTEIAEQTTLGHTYVRSLMRSQLRAALTGCAVLVLLIGPLPLVFAAAPHAGRLQWLVLGFCLYAPLVLLAHWYVRRAERNERDFVRLVEDR
- a CDS encoding class I SAM-dependent methyltransferase, whose translation is MTDATRRDDGHTAVKETGFITAVIRAMENDRPDAYLADPHAALLSTPRSRALAEEALAAGGTVGSVIVRGRFGDIALGEATAQGIGQVVCLAAGGDTRAWRLPFPPGTRFFEIDLPGQLEAKDALLAPVADRLTCRRVTLGEDLRDGTWPRRLKEAGYDGTKPAVWIVEGLLPYLEPEHFTRLLTRIGQMSGPGSVLLADAPHAAYFQDPANAAFLAFMRARGSAFRLGLEDFGGLLDRCGWQAEAYTLRELAAGRCPWVPAPPERLCPPRDHHWVARARLA
- a CDS encoding Lrp/AsnC family transcriptional regulator: MNSRPAPFDDLDRKIVTALMANARTSFAEIGAAIGLSATAVKRRVDRLRETGVITGFTATVKPSALGWRTEAYVEVYCEGAAPPRRLAEVVRNHPEITAAMTVTGGADALLHVRARDVAHFEEVLERIRAEPFIRKTISVMVLSHLLPDSPEAGASHPAPDEPGDASGSGAADVRIT
- a CDS encoding cation acetate symporter: MNSNYAVPAVALVVLATVLVGAFGLRISRTTSDFYVASRTVGPRLNAAAISGEYLSAASFLGIAGLVLVQGPDMLWYPVGYTAGYVVLLLFVAAPLRRSGAYTLPDFAEARLASQAVRRLAGAFVVGVGWLYLLPQLQGAGLTLTVLTGAPGWLGGIIVAVVVTAIVAAGGMRSITFVQAFQYWLKLTALLVPAFFLLLAWQADGAPRRPFDEPPGFRQQRAVRVDTTLDLRLQRPLTVTVDGTVDGRAHDGTELRLPAGTHRVEQGTRLTFAPGTPVPTADRGGAAGMSASLAAGREERPLYATYGLILATFLGTMGLPHVVVRFYTSPHGVAARRTTVAVLALIGAFYLLPPVYGALGRLYAPELTLSGDADAAVLLLPGRMIGGVAGDLLGALLAGGAFAAFLSTASGLAMAVAGVLTQDVLPARGVRHFRLGTLLAMAVPLAASVLVGGLPVADAVGLAFAVSASSFCPLLVLGIWWRRLTPPGAAAGMLVGGGSAFAAVAATMAGFPGGGPLHALLAWPALWSVPLGFLTMILVSLATPARVPAGTAAILARFHLPEQLRTEVKA
- the ddaH gene encoding dimethylargininase → MSDSRVPRRRRFLVCEPRHFAVQYAINPWMHPDVRVDVDLAREQWQKLIAAYRAHGHTVDRVEPVAGLPDMVFAANSALVVGGRVFGSLFHAPERRPESVHYESWFKTAGYDVHRPESVCEGEGDLVWTGRYVLAGTGFRTTREAHREAQEFFGHPVISLTLVDPYFYHLDTALFVLDDSAGGNNIVYYPEAFSPGSREVLKRLYPDAVLATRDDAMAFGLNSVSDGRHVFIAPRAEALAARLDDHGYVPVPVDLSEFHKAGGGIKCCTQEIRS
- a CDS encoding FAD-dependent monooxygenase, translated to MRITVAGAGIAGLATAVSLHAAGFHDVTVFEADPGLRPHGLGLNILPNAVRELDELGLLDAVRQRAVRTRELAMYNPRGTLVWREDRGLAAGYRWPQLSVSRARLVHVLAAETRRRLGDGAVVTDARLVGLDRTPGRTRAVFTSRDGTTRTVETDLLIGADGIRSAVRAALHPGEGPPPTNGMTMYRGTVWARPFLTGESMAVLGDDRRRLVLYPIDRDDTTHTTLINWVAAFPDERPAADPAEMREHILRHLGDWAPPGVNLAALVEGTPDIQRYPMIDRDPLPRWTFGGVTLLGDAAHAMYPAGSNGATQAVIDARVLAWHLARHPDDPGTALRAYEAERRPQMTELQRSNRSLGPERVLTMAHQRAPGGFADVRDVFSEEELAEISRGYAVTGKFDQDWVNTRPSLSVGGAR
- a CDS encoding monodechloroaminopyrrolnitrin synthase PrnB family protein, with the protein product MDGRAHLDVTSEEHSEKVRRLDPLGLDEDLGSLPKMNENGDVAALARVLREALPPHERIASFTLPECLAAMRDLGMYVGSLKRHGVSAFDIVPGATELFELLGRRTRMIPRDTVYHYTCWNPVGERERLYSGQPMERSLIHAVRTCVPELAKAVTVGRSLQYEDLRTPEGAAGMASLASHITAADKAMSGVLADVTPEFFALVLRPYFEEVRIAGRTYMGPAAAHIPLFLIDLLLWASDRGSRDYLAFCDEVASHTLPGWRERHAEWTEMPSITSRVVAALGNCRDSRTPAGEHARSSARGLRRALRSLTAFRGKHLVMARRAYHAEVRLYERGSGGGSVELLEEILTLTRRNGAMVGGR
- a CDS encoding lysophospholipid acyltransferase family protein yields the protein MFYHLLKYVLLGPLLRLVFRPRIEGLEHVPASGPAIVAGNHLSFSDHFLMPAVLKRRITFLAKAEYFTGPGLKGRLTAAFFRSAGQIPVDRSGKDAGQAAIREGLGVLGRDELLGIYPEGTRSHDGRLYKGKVGVAVMALRAGVPVVPCAMIGTFEAQPPGRKLPRVRPVTIRFGEPLDFSRYAGMENEKAVLRAVTDEIMYAILSLSGQEYVDRYAADVKAAEAAAERRERPFRRLPLS
- a CDS encoding LytR/AlgR family response regulator transcription factor — its product is MLRALAVDDERPSLEELLYLLRADPRIGSAEGAGDATGALRRINRALESGPDGPEAIDVVFLDIQMPGLDGLDLARLLTGFARPPLVVFVTAHEDFAVQAFDLKAVDYVLKPVRKERLAEAVRRAADLRGTTPRIPVHEPDPDHIAVELGGVTRFVAVDDITHVEAQGDYARLHTGRGGSHLVRIPLSTLEDRWRSRGFVRIHRRHLVALRHIGELRLDAGTVSVLVGSEELQVSRRHARELRDLLMRRP
- the rocD gene encoding ornithine--oxo-acid transaminase, which encodes MTAPARTTRDSAELIAAEEPVLAHNYHPLPVVVARAEGAWVEDVEGRRYLDMLAGYSALNFGHRHPDLVDAAHRQLDRLTLTSRAFHNDRLALFAERLAALTGQDMVLPMNTGAEAVESGIKVARKWAYDVKGVPADRATIVVAAENFHGRTTTIVSFSTDEVARGGFGPFTPGFRVVPYNDLAALEAAVDETTAAVLIEPIQGEAGVVIPDDGYLAGVRELTRRAGCLFIADEIQSGLGRTGRTLAVEHEDVVPDVVLLGKALGGGIVPVSAVVARREVLGVLHPGEHGSTFGGNPLAAAVGTAVVGLLEGGEFQRRAAELGVVLRDGLSELTGKGVAGFRARGLWAGVDVDPAIGTGREISERLMREGVLVKDTHGSTIRLAPPLTVTEEELRTALGSLEKVLARG
- a CDS encoding sensor histidine kinase, whose amino-acid sequence is MSGFLAGLCVAALPLLAAGFWLGRRTARTRAAGGLGSPVEHATFQTLHTASLAAPPLRAGLTEETARRSARRLRTLLGTDALCLTDDTRVLVWDGVGGHHRAEVLDRLTGPLATGRGEAFPLACDEPDCPLRWAVVAPLTVDDRVHGALVACAPRESAVLVRAAAEVARWVSVQLELADLDRSRTRLIEAEIKALRAQISPHFIFNSLAVIASFVRTDPERARELLLEFADFTRYSFRRHGDFTTLADELHAIDHYLALVRARFGDRLSVTLQIAPEVLPVTLPYLCLQPLVENAVKHGLEGKAGTCRIGITAQDAGAEALVVIEDDGAGMDPELLRRILAGEVSPSGGIGLSNVDDRLRQVYGDDHGLVIETAVGAGMKVTARLPKYQPGVHSAGRLGQE